From the genome of Candidatus Hydrogenedentota bacterium:
AAGCGCGTGTTTTCGGATGAGAAGTGTTCCCGTGCAAAGTCAATGGCTGCTTCGTTGCCGTCAACGCCCAAAACCTGCGCGCCATAGCCTGCGAGAAAATTGGCGATAACTCCGGAGCCGCAGCCCACATCCATGACGTAATGATCGGGCTTCGGCGGCAAACAGGTATCAATGACCAGTTGCTTGGACAGATGCCAGAAGCGTTGCACAGGATTGCCTTGGGTCAACGCTCGGTATTGGTAAGCGCCATCAATGGCAATGGTATCACCGGTGCGCCGTTTCTTTTCTTTTGGGCTTTGTGGATTATTGGTCATGAGGTAGATTACGCTTTTGGTCTTGCCCCGATTCAGAAAGAATATAATGGGGCCGTTGCTTAACTTCGGTATAAATGATGGAGAGATATTCACCAATAATACCGAGCGCCAACATAATAACACTTCCGATGATTAATTGGAGAAAGATAACGGTGGTAAAACCTTC
Proteins encoded in this window:
- a CDS encoding glycosyltransferase produces the protein STLALHFVTILGFLFTAISLLFGIYVLAMWWLGKAVEGFTTVIFLQLIIGSVIMLALGIIGEYLSIIYTEVKQRPHYILSESGQDQKRNLPHDQ